The genomic region GGGTCTCCATCGCGCCTCATGCCGTCGTGGGGCCCGCGCTCGGCGCTGCCCAGCGGGACATTCCTgccgccgccccccgcggcCATGCGGGCAGCGCTTTCCGCCCGCCCGGCTCACATCGCGGGGCCGCTGCGCTCCCTCCCCCGCCGGGCCGCGGCCACGTGTCAGCGcctcccgccgcccccgcccgccgtTCCGGGAAGTCccgccagccccagccccggggcagccTCCAACCCGCGGACCCGCCGGGCTCGGGCCGGGGCAGGTGATGTTCGCCCCCTGCAGCATCCGCGAACCGCCGGGTCTGcgcttttcctccctctccgGTCATTACTGGCACCCCCGTTGGCGACATGGAGTACAGGAAAAGAGTGGACTGACCAGGGTCTGTCCTCCCCGTTCGACACCTGCGAAGGGAAACGTTTCCCTGCTCCCGCAGCTTTCATAGATTTGCCGGCAGAAAAGTCGCTGTCTCTGCTTTTAAAGGATTAGAAGAGAGAATGACATTCCCATCCGAagaaattgaggaaaaaaacaaataggGATAAGTATTTTTACAGCTTGATCCAACTCTGCTGGATAGAGGTACTGCCTTGCTGTAAGGATCTGAAAGAGATAATCAGACTCCctaatggaaataaataattataatgATGGTTATCTCAGTCCAAAACAAAATGACTTATGACTCACTTCAAGCATGAACGGGCAGGCGGAGGAGCCTCGTTAAGACATCACTCAGGTGATGCTGTGGCCGATCACAGCCTGGATTCAGGCACGGCAAACCTGAGCTCGGCAGAGGATGGAGGAGCTGCCGCACAGCCTGAGCAAGGTCGTGCACGGCCCTTGGGAAAGGGACCTGAGCTTCGGGGCTGCACCAAAACTCGCAAGTGCAGAGCAGGCACCTCCTGCCTGCTACTCTTGCAGCCAGCAACCTCCAAATTATTGTTAAAAGCCTTTAGCAGACTAATATTAAGGTAGCTCACATTCTTCTCCCAACATGAATCCCTGGCAGGTCCCTGATGAGCACTCTGCTACTTAAACCATGAGGGACAACAGTATTATTGAGCTGAGCCTTTGGGAGTGAAATAGCAAAAGGGTTTCTCACACCAGAGGCAGCTCCATAATAAGGAGGTtgctgaaaaagcaaaaatcattAAGTCATACTTTATTCTTTGCTTCAGTATTTCTTCCTCAGAAGAAAGAGATTTACCCCAAAAGGTAGATCTGTGGCAGTCACATGCAAAGACCTGCTaccaaaagggaaaacaaatacaaCAAGCTTTGGTGCAGACAGAAACTGAGGGGAACCACGTGTAGTAACCACAGGTTAGTGTCATCCAGTTGTAGGCTTCCCTCCCTTTATTTGGGCAGGAaatgaaactgtatttttattcacTCTGCTACTGTGCCCGTTTCCAGAAGAGGGAGCCAAGGCATGGTAAGTTGCAGCCAAACATGTAAACCATTGCTTATTTAAtacattggggttttttaaattgtcGGTATGTTTGGTTAATTCAAGACAGGAGGGGAGATGAGCACTGATGTAACTACAGAAGTGAAATGCATGTAGTAAGCTCAGAAAAGGACTGAAAAGGTCTTGGGCATGGCAAGCTAATGACAGGTACTGGAAACTTATTATCTCACACCCAGGTATGAGTTATATTATGTTCACGGCTGTGGGGTGCAAATCTCCAACACTGACATTGCAACACTGAATCATAATTTTAGTGAGTTAGTAGCCAATTTGGAAATCAAGCacaagttttctttctctgtgtacTCTTCAGTTCCTCTCCTTGCACTGCTCAGTGTCACCTCTTCTTTTAGGAGCTTGACTAATTTGCCTCTCAAATCAGAAGCTGCTTTCACTGTCAAAACCTGCTGCTGTTGAAAGAAATGTTTGAGTGTAATGTCCGCCACGTGCAGATAAGTaagtttaaaaagtaaaaacacaGCCATAATGCCTTTTACTCCAGTATAATTTTCTGGAAGCAAACCTCCCACCAGGCTGATTAAATGGCAAATGGAATCAGGTCAGAAGACAGGTGCTGACTACAGAAAATAATCTTACACAAGAACACAATCTCCTCTTGTTTTTTCGTGTGTTCAGCTTAATCAGTCAAAAGATTAAACCAAACAGAAGATTATTGGGTTAATATTTGACCTGACATTTACTATCACTGTAGTTTATACACACAATGGTTGAATTATTTGAAGATTTTATGAAGTTAAGCACAGATCAAGAGCAAATCCTGAAGGAGTAGGAAAGGAGCAATAGGCTCACACATTTCATAAAGGACAATTGTTGTCTCCTGGAAGGACAGGCTGGCTGCAGTTTGAAAGCTCCCTGCTAACCCAGAGCAATCTCAGTGAAATTTGTCcacagaataaagaaaacacaTGCGGGTTGCTACTGCTAAATAATCCAACTTTGTATAATTGCTAGACAGCAATAcattgaaaaataagaaaagtatCAGTGAAGTTGGCAAATTGAGCCTGCTGTTACATGAACTGCAACTCCCATGCAGAAATTCCTCCAAGAGGGTATAAGGTAGCAGGATACTGTTGGAATCCCTGTGTACCATGAAGAGCATGACAGAACACACAGGGCTTTCTGGTCTGAATTGCCTGAAGGCATCAACGTGCAGCCCACCAGTACTTTGACCAACCTGGTCCTTAATTGTACAAAggcaggaggggagcagagaggagtcAAACCAGTTTGTAGCACCTTGAGGTGTCCATGGAGAAGTACAAATCGATTTGAGGGTGCTGTTCATGAGCTTTATGTTCTGTCTCTGCTCGGCAGAGCACACAAAGCAatgagaggagcagcagggctggggacaccatTGCTCACAACAGCTAAAAACCCTCCTAGTCCCTTTTCGTTAAGCACATTAGAGCACAAACAATTACTGACAGTGACGTGGCTTTGAGGGAAGAGACATCTACAGTGCAGGTCAGAACCTGTAGCCTAAAGGCAGATTTAGGGCAAAATCTGACTCCAAGCCTTTAGTGTTGTGGATGTGAAGGATGATTTCAGCCGTGGCTGACAGAGCAGCCCCGTTACTCGCCAAGACACCACACACGGATCGCGCTCCAACTCCGTTTAATGAGCTTCGTAACCAGCTTGGACAGAAGGAGGTTTGAAATAAGTCAAACAACACTCATCTAgtcaaggatttttttaagtaatgcCTTTAAGCTTATACTCAAGCATACAAAGCATaaattttacaaattaaaaacaataaaatcacCCTAGAATAATGACATGGCTTCCCCTGTATGTACAAGGAGTGGAAAGGAGGCAGAATTCTTTCCAGGTAATTTCACACATCTCAAATGCTACATAATGCTCTCCAcatgcttttcagtttttcttttcatgtggGTGGAAGGAGGTGAAAGTGTTTCAACAAAATCATCTTAAAGAGAGAGAAGTACTTCACCTGTTTCAAGGTGTATGTTTCCCTCTTCAGAAGCCTTGAGAGGAAATGCTTTATtcaaaattctgcttttagTTTTTGTGCAGTAGCCTCTGCTTTTCTAGCTATATAAAATTAAGCAGTTCAGTATTTCTAGAAGTACCACCAGTACTTTAGGGAAGCCTGTGATCCCCCACCCTTCACAAATCCATTGTACAACAGAAGCAACCACAGCTCAGCTTAGATTTGACTGGCAGAAACAAAACACGGGAACAGCAAAGACAGTTACCAGGGAGGTGATGGGtttggggaaaggagggagattTGTAGCCTAATCAAAACACACTTGCTAGGCAGCCTTTCTGCAGAAGCAAATGACAGGATACTTTACAACCCAAACGCTTCACATCCAAAGCATTAATGAAAAAATCTTACTTGCTTTCACCAAAGACAAGGCTGGGGGAGGACGAGTGAGTGCACCACCCTTAAGGACCAGATCTATCTGCCACCGTTGAGTTTGGAACAAATCTTCTTACAAAAGTGATTTTCACATTGTTCTAAATTCAGTGgaacaaaatatgtatttttacacTAAAGAAAACTGATCAAAGTGGCATTTAATAACATTTGTTAAAGTGGTTCTCTAACAAAAATGGGTTAACAAAAGCCCATTAATTAGTAGTCACCAAATAAGACACTTCTCATGCATATGACAAAAGTTCATTCGTGTACTGAGACGTCTGTTTACTGTGTACAATATTTCCATAAATTATATTATGTTTCACAGCCCCTACCATTCAAGAATATTTCAAACagattatatattatatttgtATATGCAAACTATTTTATATACACTAATATAAAGATCCTTAGAAGTACCAATATCACTACCTTTATGCTTTCTCTAAAATGCATAGCTTTCGAATATCTTCTTGCAGTTACCAAAAACTTTACAGATTAAAGCTGCTTATCAATGTGGCATGTTCataaaaacaaagtgaaatagTTCTAGactaattttatattaaacCCCTTAAAAAAcgtttattttttaatggaaagaaaCCAACGAGCTAGTGAAAATTCAAGTAACCTACACTCAATCGTTGCCCAAATACTCTATGGAATTAACACAGCATTTTAGGAGTACAGTGAACTTCTCACCCAGGGCTGTAATACTGCATTTCTCATGGAGAAAAATGCCAGTCATGCCACAGAACCGCATCACTTTCCAGTTCACCTGGGAGAAGCTTTACAGGAGATTCAACAATACAAGCGTCAGAACAGAGGAAAAGCTGATCAGTTCTATGTGAAGAAATCAGAGCTATTCcagttttgtttctgcagtttGTTATTAAACAAAGTTACAATAACCATACAGTTTCTCACAAACTAAAAGTTATACATGGTTTTCAGACATCAACCgacttcaaaaagaaaaaaaataattaaaagagcccaaaacaaccaaacccacAACTGTTAAAAGTTTGGTGTTAGAATAGCCAGCCTGGGTGAAGGAaagccaggctgctgctgtaGTTGGGGGGCTTGTGATAGCTTGTTTGTTATATATAAACTTTAAGACCTCCATACCACAAATGCCTCAAAGTGGAGAACAGAACGATCAGTAGGAAATGGGAACAAATGATTTTGTTACATCCACCATCTCACTTAACCTTGGTGCTCTGCATCTCTCATAGCTGCTTAACAAACAATgacttccccccaaaaaaatagCTACACAAGTAAACAGTGTTCACAGTAATGCAATCAGTAACAGGTTTTGTTAGTTCCCTTAAGCCAGGTGTATCTGCAAAGCTTTATACAGTTTAATGCATAAGTATTCCAGTaaaattaagtgaaaaccaAGTTTCATTCTACAGGGTAATATCTACCATACAAGACTAGATTATGTACAGTATGGGACTGGTGTGACAACTGCCAGTGTCTCATGATGTTAAGCTATTTCACTCATCAGctctctctttctttgctcAGCAAAACCTGATATATAGACCTAAAAATCTAGAGATAGATTTGGCAAGATTAGTGCTTCCCACCACTGGGTATAAACCAGTGTGCAGTGCTGCAGTCAGCCAGCCAGAACATCCCATACCCAGATTACAATTTGTTGACTTGAAAGTCTGGACTTCACATGTAAAACATTGAAACTATAGTTCTAACTGGAGTGAGGACAGTCAGTAAACAAACACAGATGAAGATGAACTGCATCTCTTCAGAAAGGTATGGAAGAagtgagaaaatggaaatttctggttttggacagccctgccctgctctgttcAGCTCAAGGCATAAATACAGCCCAAGCAGCTCTAAACTACAGTTCAGCAAGCGTGAAGGCAGATCCTGCACAAGACGATGCATCAGAGGCTTCAACAAGCATCTCTCCCCACCACCTGATTTCCCACCACAGGTCTTTTATCTTACAGACATCCAGTGGCCTTCAAAGGTGTCTTGAGCCACCTGGAACCACTGCAGTGTCTACAACTGCAAATGGAACATTGTGGGAAAAGGCCCCTGTTAACAAAAACCCTCAAAAGCCATTTTGGTCAttcatgaaaattaaaaaaaaaaacttgtttcCATCAATACTCCTCCTGAAAAGATGGGTCACTGATCCATTATGAACATAGCTCTCACCATATAAAGCACCAAGAAGTcagaaacaaggaagaaaaaaaaactaaccaAACCTAAAGTCCTTAAATTATGATTTACAAGTTTGTACACTATTTCCTAAGCAAAAGGTTGACCTTACTGCAAAGTTTATAGATTAAAACTTGACCAGTTACTTTTAAGGGGAATGTATATCTGGCTATAACTTAAAGGTAGAAAATATTCACTGTTCTATATACACATTTCAAACAGGAGACAGTTAAACTGAACAGTTGCCAATATAACTCCATATTAACTCACTGGCCACTAAACTAGGCATCAGCAGCCAATTAGAAAGCTTGAGTtctgtacttttaaaaatgctatttttcctgtcctgtttaattgttttttttaaaaatgtattatagTGCATAGCCTAAGTCAGACTTTCAAAGAGATACAGCGCCTTTCAATGCAGTTTTTGCAGCATTTAAAAGGGACTTTTCTCCCTTCAAATTAGATGTTCATTGAAAAATCTGAATTGAGTGCTGTACTgtagtaaaaatatttcagtcacaGACTGATATAAATGTATACTGTGCAGTACTAAGATTGTTTGATGTCCATCTGCACACATTTTACTTGGGCTCTTCGATCGTCCCCTTGCTGAGGTCTGTCATTTTGGGATATTTCACCTTCTTCTGGTCCAGCTCATTCTGAGCCCACAGTAGTAGTTTCAGTAATTTTGCCAACTTGGGAGTTGATTCACGATTTTCATAGTCTAGAACAGCTTGATTAACCTCACTCCATACCTGGAAAAGAAATACTGGAGTTCAGTGATAGTTTTCACATGATTAACACTGCTAAAGTCACACGGGCACAGAGATCACATCAAGTGTGCCAATTCCCCAGAAATAGTCAGGACAAAGCTCCACAAAACATGAGCctgcagaaaacagggaaaagagcCAAGCAGCTGAATACATTTTGAATACATTAACACCAGTTTTTTAATCTTGCTCAAGAAACACTTCTGTTCTTTTGCAAACCACTATGTATGTCTTCTCTAagcatttcaaaaatatttggacATTATTTTCCTGACATACAAATAAAAGACATCAGTTCCCTTTGAGAAAGCACTACCTTCTGTCGCTGCATCATGTTGAGCAAGTCTCCAAATGGTGATTCCTCGGGATTATCAAAGGCAAGCAGGGCCAGCGTGCGCTCCATTTCTGTCAggcattccctgctctcctccccttGTTCTGCTAATTGGGTCTGAGCAAATTCCAGAGCTGCCTCCGTCTCGCGCTGCCGGATCAGTTCAATCAAGTGCTGTTGCTACTCACGGGAGACAGGGAAGCAACATTAGCCACACAATTAACAAATCTTCACTGTTTCAGGACTCCAAGATTCAGACATTAGTGTGTAATTTGAGACAAACAGTAATCCTTAATTTGACAGTTTGAGGTCAATTCTCAATGTGCGAGACAAGGAACAGCAAGTTGTCCACAAAAACCTACTGAAAAAGGGAACCTGGTGCTTTTGAGTAACAGGATTTGAAAAGATGAGTTACTAAAAGCACTAGCAGGAATTCAGACTAACAGCAGGTGGAAATGAGTAATTCACAGGCCACAGTTGCTGTTACAAGTTTCCATGTTAATAATTGTACATGATGGTTCCTGCATCATGCCACAAAGTTTCCCATCAGTACAAAACATGGCCAAGAACACCTGGAATTGCACCCAACTTCAGTCACACCCCTCCCAACGTGCTCTTAAACCTTCACTACTTTCTCCACTCTTTCTAAAACAGTTTGCCACCTGTCTTTACCTGCAAATGAAAGTAGAGATATCTGTTTGTATCCAGCAGTTCTGGATGGAGGCTGTTTATCAATGCAATGGCTTCCTGGATCTGTCCCTTCAGTATCATCTCACGAATCTTTATTCGTTCATCCAGAGTCTCTAAATCAACACTGGGTTCAATTCCAGACTCCATCCGGAATTTCTCTGCCGCTTCTTTAAAGCcctctgaaaaagaaacatttcacccataaaatatattttgtgaaagagtttaaaagaaaacccaccAGCTTAGATGAGAGTACTTGAGTGTTGCTTGTGCACTTTGGGTGTTTAAGGATTAAtctgaaattctgaaaaattctCTTCTATTTAAGGCATCCAACAGTACCTGCTTCATTCTTTCTCAGTTCATGTGTCCTCATTCTCCAAGGATGCAATTTGTAGTTTGATAACTCTTAACTTGGAAGGCTGTTTTATACTTATATCAAGCAATGTActtattgcaaaataaattgttaaaaccacatttttaacACCCGAGTGGTTTTCCTTCACCCTCCAGTCCCCAGATTCTGTTTACACAGATCCAGCAGTTTCACtgagatgaaaacaagaaaaatggattttgctTTCTCACACTCTACTTTTTTAATGTTGTAACAGCTTTTTTAAATCCCTAATAAATGCATCTATGGACACAGAACTGATTTACACCACCCACTAACACTTCCTTCAACACAGAGGCTTCACCTCCACCCCATCATAAACAGGGGTGTAGATGGATCCAAGTGCCTCCACCCTTGGAGCTTCCTGGGCTGGCACGCAGATTAATTGCCAGGCACAATTTCCAAGGGGTTTGGATTGTTCCAAGTATAATGTTAGGCCATGTGCTGAAGGGGTTCATATTCTGGTCTCAAACTATTTTGACTACAGTGCCCTTTTAGAGTTTTGCCCTTTCAGAGTTTATCTTTCTGCCCAGCTAAGTTGTTCTGTCCAGCTTTCAGACTGTTATTCAACAACAGCAGCTTATCTTGAGCCCTCTTTTAATGGCACAAAAAAGGACACCCAGAGAAGCAGGTCATGTTTATCTACAGCATTGCAGAAAacactttgttttctctttcttctaaCAAAAAGTTCAGTTTCATAAATAACATTTCTATTTCATGCTAACGCTCAGTCTCTGAATCTTTGTCACTTTCCAGCTACCAGAACACCACGGATGTACTTTGCTAAGCCAAGACCAATCACTAAGTCCTCAAACCCCTTAATTTTACTCCCTCTTGTACCATATTCTATCCCAAACTGATAAAATAAGTGACACACATTTAAGAGCTTGAAGCATTACCACTCATTGTTACCTGTGACAAGGTAGTTCATGATAAGGCGGTTCATGTCTGCTCTCTGGATATGCAAGTTATTAAGTTTCTCCATCCATTCATCTTTCGTGATCTCATCAGGTTTTTCTGCATAACTCATCCTGGACTCTTAActagaaaaaaggaaatcatCTCATTTAATGTGATTGAAGAAGAAATGTGTTTAATGTGTGTCAGAACTGCATTAGTGCCCTTTTTAGAGCTTTCTGCGAGctcttttaaattaataatcCAAAAGGGACCCTTTCATCTCAAACCACAGTTTTAcgtttttctcctcctccttcctgcacTCTCTCACATCTATTTGCCAGCCTCTAAAGCTGCTTTCAGCAATCACAGAATAAAACATTCAAATATCATCTTCTTGTCCTTACTCTTAAATCCACTCCACAGAAATCTTGCTCAGAATTTACACAGGACCCACAGCGTCCCAGTGTGAAACAAATGAATCAGAGTTTGACAGCCAGCCAGAACGACTGTGACAACCATACAGAGCAACGCCCGTGTAAACAGTATTTGCCTTAAATTGTCACCAAATTTGGGACAGCTCCATGTACAGCCACAAAACTGTCCATGATACTTTACCCAATGTCCAACTCAATGTAcaaccagctctgctttgctgtccCCAAAAGTTCTCCTGTCAACGCTACTGAAATGTTACCTCCCGATACTTTTCACGACAACATTTTTGTTCAGATTCGCACGCAAAGCACTTCACCGAAGCCCCACTGAACGATTTATAGCTCCGAGCCACGACCACAGGGACAGCGACAGGGGGAGGAGTGGcggcaacaacaacaacaggcACCGCCACCCTCCCTCTCACACAACACGAGCGGCAGCGCCGCTGCCCCCATCGCCTCCTCCGCCGCTTCCAACAGGTTCTCCCGCCCCGGGAACTGCGGCAGCCGGGGCAGGGCCGCGATCGCTGCCGATCACGCCGggggctcgggggtcccgcCGCTGCTACTGCCGCGGCCCGCTGGGGACGCGCTTCCCCCGGGCCGACCCGGCGAGGCCCTCGGCGAGCGCCGGGCCCCGGGAGCGCCGGGCCAAGGCCCAGCGCCTCCGCGCCGCCGTGTGAGGGGCAAGGCCGGGACAGGGTGAAGGCAGAGCGAGGGCACAGCGGGGACAACGTGAAGGCAGAGCGAGGGCCGCGCTCCCCCCGCGCCCCGGGCCCGGCCGCCATCTTACCGCGCGCGGGGCCGCTCCGACGCACCAACCAacgcggggccgccgccgcctccgccggGCCGCGCCGCGCGGGTCTCGCGAGAGCCGCCGCTCGCGGCCAATCAGCGCGCGCGGGGAGCGGCGCGAGAACACGCGACCGTCGAGTCGGGTCGGGACAGACGCGACAGAGCCCGGCCCCGACCGGAGCGGGGGGGAACGGGGAGGCCTCGCGCGGCCCCGACCGGAGCGGGGGGGAACGGGGAGGCCTCGCACGGCCCCGACCGGAGCGGGGGGAACGGGGAGGCCTCGCACGGCCCCGACCGGAGCGGGGGGAACGGGGAGGCCTCGCGCGGCCCCGACCGGAGCGAGACGGAACGGGGAGGCCTCGCACGGCCCCGACCGGAGCGGGGGGAACGGGGAGGCCTCGCGCGGCCCCGACCGGAGCGGGGGGGAACGGGGAGGCCTCCGACCCCTCCCGGCTCCCACAGCCCCGCTCGGAGCGCGGCCTCGGCAGGAGCGGCCTCGGCCAGGCCGGTCCGCGCTCGGCCCGGGGTGCGCAGCGGCCGCCGGGTGAGGCGCTGGCGGCTCCTGCGCGGTGGATCGGTGGGATCCGCACGCCGGGAGGAGATGAGAATCCCTGCAGGCGCATCCCGGGATATCCGTGTGCAGCCCCGCTGGGCTGGCGCTGTGCCCGCGGAGGGTTCGGTCTCCGTCAGGACGTGTAGTGCCTGCTGAGGGTTGTGAATTTTTCACTCTTGTTTTTGTGACTGTGCAATAAAGCCCAGCGTCCAAAACTTTGCTTCATTGAAACCGAGaaaaactacaatgtaacaaaaaattatttattaatcgCAGAATATcgt from Pithys albifrons albifrons isolate INPA30051 chromosome 18, PitAlb_v1, whole genome shotgun sequence harbors:
- the GID8 gene encoding glucose-induced degradation protein 8 homolog, with the protein product MSYAEKPDEITKDEWMEKLNNLHIQRADMNRLIMNYLVTEGFKEAAEKFRMESGIEPSVDLETLDERIKIREMILKGQIQEAIALINSLHPELLDTNRYLYFHLQQQHLIELIRQRETEAALEFAQTQLAEQGEESRECLTEMERTLALLAFDNPEESPFGDLLNMMQRQKVWSEVNQAVLDYENRESTPKLAKLLKLLLWAQNELDQKKVKYPKMTDLSKGTIEEPK